TTCGAGGAACGCTTCTTCGCGCGCGGCAATGCGCTCGTGGTAGAGCAGGCTGGCAAGCCCGACGATGATCGGGACGTACCAGGTGGTGGTGAAGCACGCCAAGCCCACGGCCGTGAGCGAGTTGCCGAGATAGAGTGGATGGCGAACCAGCGAATAGACGCCTGTCGTCCGCAAACGCGACGCACGCGGGTTCGTCGTGCTGCGCTCGGACGTGCCGGCCGGTGCGGTGCCGATCGCTACCACGCGCAGCGCCAGACCGCTGAGCGCGACCAGGAAGGAGACGACCTGCCAGGCCCTGAGGCCGGGCGGAACGGAGGCCGGCAGGCGGGCGTCGAACAGGCCGAGGACGAGGAGCGGCAGCATGATGAGCGGGAGCTGTCCGCGCCAGCGAAACAGGGTGTCCCCAGAGCCCGTGAAGTGATCGATCAATCGCATGGTGTTCGGCCATTCTGCCCAACGGGTGCCAGAATTGCAACAGAACGAAGGATTTGAATGGCTGACACCTCGCGGGGACGTTGGATCGGCCGAAAGATCAATGGAGGACCGGAGCCGGCGGCGAATACCTGACGATTCCGGGCGTGCACCGCGGCACATGTCTTGCTGGTTCTGATGGCAGTCAGGGAGCGCCCATGTTCTCGAAACCCTTAGCATTTGGCCTGGTGGCTGCCGCGTGCATCGTGGCGGCGGGCGGTGGCGCATACCTCGCGACGCTCGAACACGCCCGGGCAACCTCTCCCGTGGCGGCTGCCGCTCCAGGACCACTGGCTGCAGGACCATCGACCGCCGCTCGAGTCCCACAATCTGTTGGGGCGTCTGGGACGAGCACCCCAAGCACAGCGGAGAACGTCCAACCGCCGCCGGTGTCTCCCGCTGCGTCACCTGATCGCGCGCCGTCGGCAGCGGCGTCGGCCCCTGATCCTGCCGCACCGGCAAGTTCCGCGCGAACAACCACCAGGTCGCGGGTGAACGCGCCGTC
Above is a genomic segment from Vicinamibacterales bacterium containing:
- a CDS encoding isoprenylcysteine carboxylmethyltransferase family protein, with the translated sequence MRLIDHFTGSGDTLFRWRGQLPLIMLPLLVLGLFDARLPASVPPGLRAWQVVSFLVALSGLALRVVAIGTAPAGTSERSTTNPRASRLRTTGVYSLVRHPLYLGNSLTAVGLACFTTTWYVPIIVGLASLLYHERIAAREEAFLEDRFGDQFRAWAVRVRAAIPRLSTYVPSDTPFIWRRVLGREFHGLLVIGAVLFVLDLARAAFATGRLVFDPLWTTVFGVTATVFMVCSLLKKHTAVLRVDD